The Armatimonadota bacterium region CATGGTGGCGTGGGTGCTGAAAAAGCGGGGGTACGTCATCCGCAAATCGGTGCAGTCTGCCATCATCGACGGCGAAGTAGATGTCATCTTGCTGGCGACGGATCCTGATGGTCAAGATTTGACCGTGGTGGTGGAAGTAAAGCATCGCCTCGGTACGAAGGATGTGTACCGCTGGGCGCAACGGGTGCAATCGAAGAACTACCAGCGCAGGCTCCGAGAGGCGGGTTATGCTCCGCCCTACCTGCCCTACGTGTTCGCGATGCGCTTCGATGAACCCACCCTTGAGGTGCTTCGTGCCGTGGGAATCGGTCTGGTGAACCATCGTGGGGAACAGGTGGAAGGCACTTTAGTTATCTCGGGCAGGGCGACACGCTGAGGTGTTACCGTACGAGACGTGGCAGATAGCGCTGGGAGCCGTTGCCGCCTTCCTCATCGGTGTTTCCAAAACGGGGGTGCCGGGTATCGGCATTCTGGTGGTTCCCCTGTTAGCTGCCGCCTTTGGAGGCAGGGCTTCCGTCGGCACGATGCTACCCATGCTGATTGTGGGCGACCTTTTCGCGGTCAAGTGGTATCGGCAGCACACCCAGTGGAGCCGTCTGATAGAGCTGATACCCTGGGTAGTTGTGGGAATGGCTTTGGGTGCGCTGGCGTTGTGGCGGCTTGGTGAAGCAAAAGGGGGCAAAGACCTGCTGGAACCGCTCATCGGTGCGCTGGTGCTGGTCATGCTGGCGATACATCTGCTACGCCAGCGATGGGGCGATCGCCTGACCCCACACTCGTCGATAGGTGTAGCCTCTACGGGCACCGCCGCCGGCTTTGCGACCACCGTTTCCAACGCTGCAGGACCCATCATGGGAATCTATCTAACCAGCTTGCAGTTACCCAAGGAGCAGTTCATGGGCACGTCCGCCTGGTACTACTTCGCGGTGAACCAGTCCAAGCTGCCGATATTCATCGGGTTGAGCCTCCTCAACCCGGCTCGTCCCATAATCACAGCGCACAGCCTGCTGTTGAACCTGGTAGTGATACCTGTCATTGTCGCAGGGGTGTATGCAGGAAGGTGGCTGCTGCCGCGCATCCCGCAGAGACTGTTCGATAGTGTGGTACTGGTGCTGGCGGCAGCAGCTGCGGTGAAACTGATCATTCGCTAAGGAGGAGAATGATGATTGTTCCCACCGATGGGATGGTGATTACCGAAGATACCGTGCTGCAACCGGGCGTATACTATCTGCCGAACGGCATTGCCATCGCTGCCGATGGAATCACTCTGGATGGCAACGGGGCATTACTCATCGGCAAGGAGCGTACGGGCGTGGGGGTGCGCGTGGAAGGGCGAAAAGACGTGACCATCAAGGGGCTGCGTCTGCGCGAGTACTATCACGGCATTCACGCTACCGACTGCAAACGGCTGACCATCACCGACTGCCAGATAACCTCCACCGCCGAAGTAGAGCCGAACACCATCTTTCTGGACATCTGGCTACCCGCCGAGAAGGCGTACGGTGGGGGCATCCTGCTATGTCGGGTGGAGGAGAGCCTGATTGCCAGCAATGACCTGCAGCATCAGATGAACGGTTTGCTGGCGTACCATTGCCGCTATCTGACTGTGCGAGGTAACGTCGCTAACTACTGTAGCGGCTTCGGATTTCATCTATACGACACCAGCGACAGCCTGTACGAAGAGAACTTTGCCGACTTTTGCTGCCGCTACGAGCCGCGCGGCGAGCGTTACGGACACATGGGCGCGGACGCCACCGGCTTTCTCATCGTGTACAAATCCTGCCGGAATACCTTCCGCAGAAACTACGCTCGCCTGGGCGGCGACGGCTTTTTCCTGGCAGGCATGACGCCGCAGATGGAACCCGTTGGCTGCGACGACAACCTGTTCGAGAAGAACGACGGCTCCTACAGTCCCAACATCGCTTTTGAAGCCACCTTTAGTCGGGGCAACGTATACCGCAATAACTTCGCCAACTACTGCAACTATGGCTTCTGGCTGGGCTTCTCGCGCGAGTTCGTGATAGAGGAAAACCGTATGCTGCACAATCGGCAAGCGGGCATTGCGGTAGAAAACGGGGTGGGCTTTACCGTGAGGCGCAACACCTTCCAGGCGTGTGGACACGGTATCTTGCTGTGGAGCAAATATGTGCCCGAGTTTGCCCAAGCCGTTCCCGACAATGACACCAGCCGCGACTGGCTGATTGAGGAGAACATCTTCACCCGCTGCGGAAAGGGGGTGCGCATCGCGGCAAACCAGGACCACGGCATCCGTCCGCTGGAGATGAAGGAAGGCGAGAGAACCGCCCCGCGTCCGCACAGCCACACTATCCGCAAGAACGAGTTTCAGGAGAACCGCGTGGGCGTAGAACTGGTCAACGCTGACCGCACAATCATCGTCGAGAACCTGATGCATCGCAACGTGGAGGCGAATATTCGCCAGGACGACGCACAAGAAACCACCATGAAGTTCAACGTGGGCTACGCTGGTGGTTATCTGTAGTCTGCCGCTGGCAGTATGACCAAGCCTTCCCGCTTGCACGAAGGAGATGGGGGAATTTTGCGCTCCGTCGTGAGCACAACGCTCAGCAGGGACGGAGCGCGATTCTTCAGCAGGTTATGGCACCCGTATCCGTATCTCGTAGAGCACCTGGTCACCGCCGTACCCGCCGATAACCGCCAGGCGGTTTACCGGTTGTTTGGGATTCGGATCGGCGGCGTAAAGAACGGGTTTGCCGTCCACCAGCAGCCACACCTCACCACCCCGTCGCGAGAGCTGCAGGCTGTGCTTGCCTGGAGTCATCATCACCTCGCCGTCGCCCTCTTCGCGTCCGAAAAGGCGGAAACGGGTAATCGTGTTGCCGTAGCCACCCACAAAGGCAATGTAGTCCACGCCCGCATTCATCTGCGGCGTACCGGGCAGGAACGCGCCTAAGATGCCGTCTTGTTTCGCCTCGATTTGCGCCCACAGGTCGAACTCCAGCGCGTTCAGTCCATCGAGATACACTACCGACTCCTCGTGCCCGGAATGGCGCAGCACACCTCCCTCCAGCTTCCAACCACTGCCGGTGAACTTCAGCGCGGGGTCATCGGGCACCAGCACGCGCGTCGCCGATTCACGAGTTAACTCGGCAGGAGCATTGGAGGGCATGGGGAAGCGTCCATTCGGCTCCAGCATCACCGCGTAGAACAGGTGGTACGGCTCGTACACCGAGTACGCCTTATCGTCGGCGGCGATAACGTCTATCGATGCGCCGATTTCGCGTCCCCCGCGCGTCCAGAACCATATTCCCTCACCGCGGTTGGGCAGGCTGAACTCGAAGACGGTGGTGCCATCCGCCTTGCGCGAGGATTTCCACTTCAAGCCCGGCGCGGGTGCCCAGGGGGAGCGCACGGTCAGGGTGTCGCCGTTCAATACCTCTATAGTCTGGATACCCTCACGCGAGAAGACACCTTTGCCCTCGCCGTCAAAAACGGCGTAGATACGCTTCCAGTTGCCCTTCACGGTGAACAGCCCGTAGTAGGCGTTCTCGTCATGTGCTTGCTTAAAGGTGAAACGCATTCCACCCTTGTTCATCTCCCCGGCGGGCGGGATATGTTGCCACTCGTTCTCGTCGCCGTCCACTGTGGCGCGGTACGCGTAAATGAACGGCTGCCACGGATAGAGGGGGTAGAGATCTATGTCATCAGTCAGTCCATCCCTATCGCTGTCCGGGCTGGTGGGGTTCGGCTTGATATACTGGGCAGGCGGTTTGTTGAAGCTGAACTGCAGGTGCGAGTATGCCCACGTGCTCAGCATCACCTTGCGCAGGTCGGTGATCCTGCCGTCGGTAGAGCGTTTGCGAGGGTTGCTGCCGAATCGCTTTTCATCCAGAGGCAGACGCGGGTCGTTATCGGGTACGCCGTCCTCGTCGGCGTCGCGTACCGTGAGCGTATAGCCGATATACATGCGCAGCCACTGCGCGTCGGTGAGGGTGCGATCCCAGTATGCCATGCACTGCCAGTGCTCGCCGTGCCTGCCTGCGCCGTTCCATGTGTTTTCAGAGATAGTTCCGTCGGGGTTGACGCGGCGGTAGCGCGGTTCGGGATGGTTGAAGACGATACGGTCGTCCTCGCGGTTCGCCAGCGAGAACGCGCCGAAGGACTCCATCTGATGGTGGAACTCGTGTGTCACCAGCCAGGCGGTGTCGCCCCCACCCAGGAACTGTGAGCGGGCGGGTATCCCGTCAGGCAAACCGTCTACCCCAAAGGTTCCTCCTCCTGAGCCATAAAACTCCCACTTCTGGGTGCGAGGGGTCCAGCGGCGGGGAAACGCCTGCTCGATTTGCCCGGGGTAAGGGCGTTCTTCATCAACGGGCTGGGTGTTGGTGCGCAGGATGTCCTTCGTGTCTACAATGGTAAACTCGCCGCCTCCGGGACCGCGAAAGTCCTCGCCCGGGTAGCTGCGGCAAAGGGGCCATCCTTTGTAGAAGGCATCCACGTTATCGGGTTCCGGTCCCCAGCGTTGCCAGCGGTCGTCGATGAAAATCTGGAAGTCTACCCAGAAGCGCATTCCGCTGTTGACCCAGAAGAAGCGCGAGGCAGCTTCGTACTCCTTGCGAATAATCTCCAGTTCCTGTGGGGTGAGCTTCTGCGGACGCGGGGCGATGGCACCGCTAGCATCGTGCGCGGAAGCCACGTTGATCACGTTGGGCATAATCAGCACTTTCACCGGCACGTGGATGATGGTCTTGTATCCCTTCGGCGCTTGCGTGGAGACCGCGTATTCACGCCGCCACGGCGGTTGCGCACCCCAGCGTTTCTCTTCAGGGGTAGGGGTTGCCCCCGGGTCGTAGATGCGGTAGAAGTAGCGTTTGCCGGGTTGGAGACCATCTACGGTCACGGTGTGCCACTGTCTGCGTCCGGCAACGCGCACCACCCGCACGTTGGGTTGTGCCCAGAAGTCGGTCTTTTTGCCTTCGGGACGCCAGGCAATCATGGGAATATCGCCTTCACGTACCTGCACCATCGTCTCACAGGGTTGCTGCGTGAAGTACTGGAGGGTGAAGCTGGTGCGGGTGATGCGTGTCACAGGGCGTGTGGGGTCTATGAGAGGTGCGCTATCATCACCAGCGAAGCAGAAGTTGGCAGCACCTCCCATCAGTAACGCGCAGAGCGCGAGAAAGGTTCTCATGATCCTCATCTCCTTACCACGAAATAGAAATCCATGGTTTATAGGTTACTCCTTTGTAGAAAAGGTGTCCTTCTCCGTATTTTGCTGTGTCTCTTGCGGCTATAACGTGGCGACATCAGGGGAACGATGACAGTAGAGGAAGTGGATAACGAGTGGTTAACGGGGCGTCAGGCGTTCAGTTCGTGGTTTACGACTCGCACGGATAGCCCGTTTGCTTCACGCGTGGGTAGCCACTGGCTACCCACGCTTTTTGCTCTGGATACTGCATTGTTAAGGAGTATTAAGACGAGGAGTCCCTTCGATGGGGTAGAATATACTCAGTGTGAAACGCATCGAGTGTATCATTCGCCCATTCAAGCTGGATGAGGTCAAGCTGGCGCTGAGCGAGCTGGGTGTGGTCGGGATGACCGTGACCGATGTGCGCGGGCGCGGTAGCAACGAGGAGTCCCGCGAACACTATCGCGGCGCCGGATATACCATCTATCTGCCCCCGAAGGTCAAAATCGAGATGATTGTTCGCGATGAAGAGGTGGAGCCCATCGTGCAGACTATCTTGCAGTATGCGCGCACCGGCGAGCCGGGCGACGGCAAGATTTTCATCCTGCCGGTAGAGGACGCGGTGCGCATCCGTACGGAAGAGCGTGGCGACGTGGTGTTGTAAACACACTTTATACACTAAGGAGGAATGTCAGGTTTGAAACGGTCCGCCTTCACACTCATCGAGCTGCTGGTGGTCATCGCGATTATCGCGATACTGGCAGCGATCCTGTTCCCCGTCTTTGCCCAGGCGAGGGACAAAGCACGACAGACTACCTGCTTGTCCAACTGCAAGCAGATAGGATTGGGCATCACGATGTACGTCA contains the following coding sequences:
- a CDS encoding anion permease — encoded protein: MLPYETWQIALGAVAAFLIGVSKTGVPGIGILVVPLLAAAFGGRASVGTMLPMLIVGDLFAVKWYRQHTQWSRLIELIPWVVVGMALGALALWRLGEAKGGKDLLEPLIGALVLVMLAIHLLRQRWGDRLTPHSSIGVASTGTAAGFATTVSNAAGPIMGIYLTSLQLPKEQFMGTSAWYYFAVNQSKLPIFIGLSLLNPARPIITAHSLLLNLVVIPVIVAGVYAGRWLLPRIPQRLFDSVVLVLAAAAAVKLIIR
- the glnB gene encoding nitrogen regulatory protein P-II, whose protein sequence is MKRIECIIRPFKLDEVKLALSELGVVGMTVTDVRGRGSNEESREHYRGAGYTIYLPPKVKIEMIVRDEEVEPIVQTILQYARTGEPGDGKIFILPVEDAVRIRTEERGDVVL